A genomic window from Struthio camelus isolate bStrCam1 chromosome 2, bStrCam1.hap1, whole genome shotgun sequence includes:
- the RETREG1 gene encoding reticulophagy regulator 1 isoform X2 — MNLFVFLQEMSHFKEQNPGKFCLLVCSVCTFFTVLGSYIPGVVLSYVLLLCAFLCPFFKCNEFGQKVCNKIKSVLMKIDFGIVEYINQKKKERSERAKTKPTEDDSELDISALCPKVSPAVVAKELSVSDTDVSEVSWTDNGTFNLSEGYSPQTDTSDDFDRPSDHEEAFARDLAEFPSLENGAGTNDDDDSSIGMPIQQKRKNEQTCLKMDRSSRQSQERPSTAGLSLPLTSDQTFNLVSGIAGDVIAAAVSAAIKDQLQSAQQAPSHAAPSLSEETDTEEADDFELLDQSELEQIERELGLSQGQEAESQEKKKSSGFLSNLLGNH, encoded by the exons TTTTGCCTATTAGTCTGCAGTGTATGtacatttttcactgttttgggGAGTTACATTCCTGGAGTTGTCCTTTCCTATGTTCTGC TGTTGTGTGCCTTTTTATGTCCCTTCTTCAAGTGCAATGAATTTGGACAGAAAGTGTGCAACAAAATTAAGTCTGTTCTGATGAAAATAGATTTTGGAATAGTGGAGTATATcaaccagaagaaaaaagagagatctg aaagagcaaaaacaaaacccacagaagACGACAGTGAATTAGACATATCAGCCCTGTGTCCTAAG GTTAGTCCTGCAGTTGTTGCCAAAGAGCTGTCAGTGTCTGATACAGATGTATCAGAAGTATCTTGGACTGATAATGGGACCTTTAACTTATCCGAGGGGTATTCTCCACAGACAGACACCTCTGATG ATTTTGACCGACCTAGCGATCATGAAGAAGCTTTCGCTAGAGATCTTGCAGAATTTCCTTCTTTAGAAAATGGTGCAGGAACAAATGATGACGATGACTCAAGCATTGGTATGCCTatccagcaaaaaagaaagaacgaaCAAACGTGTTTGAAGATGGATCGCTCTTCCAGGCAGAGTCAAGAGAGACCATCCACTGCAGGACTCTCCTTGCCCTTGACCAGTGACCAAACCTTTAATTTAGTGAGTGGAATTGCTGGGGATGTCATTGCAGCTGCGGTGTCTGCTGCCATCAAAGACCAGTTGCAGTCTGCACAGCAAGCACCCTCACATGCAGCGCCCAGTTTGAGTGAGGAGACAGACACAGAAGAAGCTGATGATTTCGAACTGCTTGACCAGTCTGAGCTTGAGCAGATTGAGAGAGAACTGGGACTTTCACAAGGCCAAGAAGCAGAAtcccaggagaaaaagaaatcttcaggCTTCCTTTCAAATCTGCTTGGAAACCATTAA